GTCGCGCTACCTCCTCGTGCGGAAAGTGGGCGTCGGCACGACCGCGACTGCTCTGCTGTGCCTCGACCTGGTCGAGGCCAACAGGCCGGTGATCTTGAAGAACACCCAGAAATCGCGGTTCCGCTCGCTGCCCAACCCTTCGTCGACCGAGCTATCGCGGCACCCCCTGGGTTACCTCGGGGAGATCGCCGTGCTCAAGAAGCTCGAATCCCCAAACATCATCCGTCTGTTCAACGTCGTGGAtcaccccgacgcgccgaccGTGTCCCTGGTCCTGGAGTACGCCCCCGGCGGGGACTTGCGCACTTATATCGGCAGAGGCCACCTCGACACCGACGGTaagccgcgcccggggaTAGACCCCGAGCGCATGTGGTCGTGgagtcgcgacgtcgtcaacgGGATGGCATACATGCATCGCGCGGGGGTCATCCACCGGGACATCAAGCCGGAGAACGTGCTGATCGGCGTGGACTCGAGCGCCAAGATCGGCGACTTCGGCAgcgccgtcatcgtcgacccGGGGAGGCACGGCAGCGACGTGATGACGGATCAGGTTGGATCGCCCGCGTACATGTCCCCGGAGTGCGCGGGTGGCGACCCGTATCACGGGTTCAGGTCGGATATATACTCGCTGGGCGCGACGCTGTACCACTGTTTGTTCGGCAGGGTACCCCACGAGGCgcccaacgcggcgatgctGTTCGAGATGGTCGCGAGCGCTGGGGAGGTGGACCTGATGCCCCGGGGCAGGGCGCTGGATcccgcgctcacctcgctgCTGAGGAAGTGTCTGGCGCGAGACCCGCATCGAAGGGCCACGGCCAGGCAGCTGCTCGAGGACGAGTGGCTGACGGACGAGGGAaggtcgacgatgacggtgtGGCGCAAGCTGCCGTCGCTGGGCGCTAAGCTGTCCAGGCGTGAcctcgccaacgccgtcCAGCAGACGGACTCCGGGAAATTAACaaggcgcggggggggcAACGCCGATGATTCCTCCGAGCCCGCCGACTCACTTCACGACATCGTGAGCTCCTCCGGGGAGGAACGCGAGACTCGAACGATCAAGCAGGGCGAGGTGCTCTTCATGCAGGGTGAtgaggcgacggaggcgtaTTACATCCAGGAGGGAACTGCGGAGATATTCGTGGAGAGGTCGATAGACCTACCCGGGCCTTGCAAGGTGGCCGGGAAGAAGAAGACCAGGGATGTGGGTCCGGGTGACTTACTCGGCGAGGTTGACCTCTTCCTGGACGGTAACGTGAGGaccgcgtcggtcgccgcgttgAGCGACATGAGGGTGATGGTCATCCAGCGCAGCGAGATATCCGATTGGTTCGCCAAGGAGCcgaaggcggcgaccgcAGCGAAGGAGAAGGCTAATGAATTCCGGCAGCTTCGCAAGCAGATGAGCGGCCAGCTCCGTACGGAGCTTCAGATTAAGCTCGGCATGGGCATCGACTCGTTCCCGTCCATTAACGAGGACCTCCCCGAACGTCGGTACCGCGCGGGCTCCATCATTTtctccgcgggcgaggacgcggccaTGGTGTGGTGGGTGCGAAAAGGCGAGGTCAAAGAGCTCCACGTGGCAAAGGGTCAgacgctcgacgacgcgattgTGATAAATGAGTGGCGGCAGGGCGACTTCATCGGATACGCCACGTTCATGCTGGACAGGAC
The genomic region above belongs to Micromonas commoda chromosome 4, complete sequence and contains:
- a CDS encoding predicted protein translates to LGEIAVLKKLESPNIIRLFNVVDHPDAPTVSLVLEYAPGGDLRTYIGRGHLDTDGKPRPGIDPERMWSWSRDVVNGMAYMHRAGVIHRDIKPENVLIGVDSSAKIGDFGSAVIVDPGRHGSDVMTDQVGSPAYMSPECAGGDPYHGFRSDIYSLGATLYHCLFGRVPHEAPNAAMLFEMVASAGEVDLMPRGRALDPALTSLLRKCLARDPHRRATARQLLEDEWL